Proteins encoded by one window of Prevotella nigrescens:
- a CDS encoding DUF4924 family protein — MLVAKELRKKSIAEYLLYMWQIEDIIRAYQCSLTKIRKEYIDKFNYTDAQKDEEEDWFGDLLRMMNQEGCRENGHLQINKVIMQSLNELHAQLLTSSKFPFYSAEYYRVLPFIVELRGKTKQVADRMARKNEANLKEIAANLGHSEIETCFDVLYGVMMLRLQKKEISRETETAVKEMTTLIGMLSDYYQKDKTEGLQFED, encoded by the coding sequence ATGCTTGTTGCTAAAGAACTACGAAAGAAAAGTATTGCCGAGTATTTACTATACATGTGGCAAATAGAGGACATTATACGCGCCTACCAATGTTCTTTGACGAAGATTCGTAAAGAGTATATTGATAAATTCAATTATACTGACGCACAAAAAGATGAAGAAGAAGATTGGTTTGGAGATCTTTTAAGAATGATGAACCAAGAAGGGTGTAGAGAAAATGGACATCTGCAAATAAACAAGGTGATAATGCAATCGCTCAATGAACTCCATGCACAGTTACTTACTTCTTCTAAATTCCCATTCTATTCCGCAGAATATTACCGCGTGTTGCCTTTTATTGTAGAACTTCGTGGAAAAACAAAGCAAGTTGCCGACAGAATGGCACGCAAGAACGAAGCAAACCTAAAGGAGATTGCAGCCAATCTTGGGCATAGCGAGATTGAAACTTGCTTTGATGTTCTCTATGGTGTTATGATGCTTAGACTGCAAAAGAAAGAAATTAGTAGGGAAACAGAAACGGCTGTGAAGGAAATGACAACACTCATAGGTATGCTTTCTGACTATTATCAGAAAGATAAGACCGAAGGATTACAATTTGAAGATTAA
- a CDS encoding choice-of-anchor J domain-containing protein, which yields MKNKIYALILGGIFALAGSPLIGIAQTASTASPFTVTKGKPYKENWGNTKVILKKKIWTVEDKNNDNNTWEDLDAGAPAYNGANATKDADDWLVSPPLHLTAGQTYALEAGAVVGGYSGTGQRMNIAYGTGDDPTTYSEIVPTTPVSGTAFGTPTTLKTTFTPTETGDYRIGFHAVSDRPGYIIMRPVKVEEATSTSGTPIAISDLKLETGQNGEQMVKVSFTTPTKDIMGRDLTSITSAAIYRDGSTSPIHKIENPAIGQKIEWTDDNVAIGQHSYEVYTYVGDLKSAKAEAKIYVGSELVPGKVKNVIAYDNLNGTITLKWDAVKIGANGGYIDPTTVKYGIFEGIYETPIAQDITGTEVTIKDIPTNGTQGSKFYQVVAYTDTEHIGNGGFADPFFYGTPYDFPFHESWPYGTWEKGPWSASYNDTKKHFKISRDFSADDDEGSLLFTPERAGDAATIVGPKMDLGKATKPRLSFQFYAYPGSKSKLQVYLDVNGQHRKLASEIDYSTLTGNAGWRTVNVDCADAEFKKENGYGRVLIHAISDGENIMVDDVNVNDAINYNVMTNVKTPLHAQAGEQAEIIVHVRNIGLKEAEGFQVKLHSNNGTAIATESGTIAPGETQEYTFHYVVPFDNKEFQVWAESDWAADENQGNNISDKKTIKIVTAPYPAINNLKASKDGSKVKLEWTAPVVENCVITESFETYAPFLIKEIDPWTLYDADECRTNTFGGITFPGNGLPFAYTVFNCDGTTHGMDDATTQMFKQRFSGHDSEQSMMSFGNLGDATTGNNDWLISPELSGKPQTISFFTKAPQCDYANYGPEDFYVAYSTSGKDVNDFKKIHTDNAADNINWKKVSVKLPEGAKYFAIVHTSTVPQSSYGFEPAGLLIDDITYESAPLQIVGYNVYRDNKLIAKNTSMNEVTAFDTDGTDNDKYYVVTLYNVGKSSPSNVASVVSTDINNVTTNATSDNTTFIYTTSGVLVGNNVSTLPAGIYIVKQGNKKNKIVVR from the coding sequence ATGAAGAATAAAATTTATGCTTTAATTCTTGGAGGTATATTTGCATTAGCAGGAAGTCCTCTAATAGGTATAGCTCAAACGGCATCTACAGCAAGTCCATTCACTGTTACAAAAGGAAAACCATATAAAGAGAATTGGGGAAATACCAAGGTAATTCTCAAAAAGAAGATTTGGACAGTAGAAGATAAAAATAATGATAACAATACATGGGAAGATTTAGATGCAGGAGCACCAGCATATAATGGAGCAAATGCAACGAAAGACGCAGACGACTGGCTTGTTTCTCCACCTTTACATCTAACAGCTGGTCAAACATATGCACTTGAAGCTGGAGCAGTTGTGGGAGGATATTCAGGAACTGGGCAAAGAATGAACATAGCTTATGGAACTGGCGACGATCCTACAACATATAGCGAAATCGTTCCAACTACTCCTGTTTCTGGAACAGCTTTCGGAACACCTACTACTTTAAAAACAACGTTTACCCCTACGGAAACAGGAGACTATCGTATAGGTTTCCATGCAGTAAGCGACAGACCAGGATATATTATCATGCGTCCTGTAAAAGTTGAAGAGGCGACATCAACCTCTGGAACTCCAATTGCTATTTCTGATCTAAAATTAGAAACAGGTCAAAATGGAGAACAAATGGTAAAAGTTTCATTTACAACTCCAACAAAAGATATAATGGGACGAGACCTAACGTCTATAACTTCGGCTGCAATATATCGTGATGGTTCTACATCACCTATACATAAAATAGAAAATCCTGCTATTGGACAGAAGATAGAATGGACAGATGACAATGTAGCCATAGGACAACATTCATACGAAGTTTACACTTATGTTGGTGATTTAAAAAGTGCTAAAGCTGAAGCTAAAATTTATGTTGGCAGCGAACTTGTACCAGGAAAAGTTAAAAATGTAATTGCATACGATAATCTTAACGGAACTATTACATTAAAATGGGACGCAGTTAAAATCGGAGCTAATGGAGGTTACATAGATCCTACTACTGTAAAATATGGAATTTTTGAAGGTATTTACGAAACCCCTATTGCACAAGATATTACTGGAACAGAAGTTACGATTAAGGATATTCCTACAAATGGAACTCAAGGGAGCAAGTTCTATCAGGTAGTCGCATATACTGACACAGAACATATTGGCAATGGTGGATTTGCAGATCCATTCTTCTATGGAACACCATATGATTTTCCTTTCCACGAATCATGGCCTTATGGAACGTGGGAGAAAGGTCCATGGAGTGCAAGCTATAACGATACAAAAAAACATTTCAAAATCTCTCGAGATTTCTCTGCAGATGATGATGAAGGCTCTTTATTATTCACACCTGAAAGAGCAGGCGATGCTGCTACAATAGTAGGTCCAAAGATGGATTTAGGAAAAGCGACAAAACCACGCCTTTCATTTCAATTCTATGCTTATCCTGGTAGTAAGAGCAAACTACAAGTATACTTGGATGTAAATGGACAACACAGAAAACTTGCTTCAGAAATAGATTATTCTACATTAACAGGCAATGCCGGTTGGCGTACAGTTAATGTTGATTGTGCCGATGCGGAGTTTAAAAAAGAAAATGGTTATGGACGTGTACTTATTCACGCCATATCTGATGGAGAGAACATTATGGTTGATGATGTAAATGTCAATGACGCTATTAACTATAATGTTATGACGAATGTTAAAACCCCACTCCATGCACAAGCTGGCGAACAAGCAGAGATTATTGTTCATGTTCGCAATATTGGTTTAAAAGAGGCTGAAGGTTTCCAAGTTAAACTTCATTCAAATAATGGAACGGCAATAGCGACCGAAAGTGGGACAATAGCTCCAGGCGAAACTCAAGAATATACATTCCATTATGTAGTGCCTTTCGATAACAAAGAATTCCAAGTTTGGGCTGAGTCTGATTGGGCTGCTGATGAAAACCAAGGAAATAATATTTCTGATAAGAAAACTATAAAGATAGTTACAGCTCCATATCCAGCAATCAACAATCTTAAAGCAAGCAAAGATGGCAGTAAAGTTAAACTTGAATGGACAGCTCCAGTAGTAGAAAATTGCGTTATTACAGAGAGTTTCGAAACCTATGCCCCATTCCTCATTAAAGAAATAGACCCATGGACACTTTACGATGCAGATGAATGCCGCACAAATACTTTCGGCGGAATTACATTCCCTGGCAATGGACTTCCTTTTGCATACACAGTGTTCAATTGTGATGGTACTACACACGGAATGGACGATGCAACTACCCAAATGTTTAAACAACGTTTTAGCGGACACGATAGTGAACAATCAATGATGAGCTTCGGAAATTTAGGTGATGCAACAACAGGAAACAACGATTGGCTTATTTCTCCAGAACTTTCAGGCAAACCGCAAACAATAAGCTTCTTCACGAAAGCCCCACAATGCGATTATGCAAACTACGGTCCGGAAGATTTTTATGTAGCTTATTCTACAAGTGGTAAAGATGTTAATGACTTCAAGAAGATACACACCGACAATGCTGCAGACAATATTAATTGGAAGAAAGTTTCTGTAAAACTTCCTGAAGGTGCAAAATACTTCGCAATCGTCCATACTTCAACAGTACCTCAATCTTCATATGGATTTGAACCGGCAGGTCTACTAATTGACGATATTACATACGAAAGTGCACCACTACAAATTGTTGGTTATAATGTTTATCGCGATAATAAACTTATTGCTAAGAACACAAGTATGAATGAGGTAACAGCATTCGATACAGATGGTACTGACAATGACAAGTATTATGTAGTTACATTATATAATGTAGGTAAATCCAGTCCATCTAATGTTGCATCTGTTGTGTCTACAGATATAAATAATGTAACGACAAACGCAACTTCTGATAATACGACCTTTATATATACAACATCTGGTGTTCTGGTTGGGAATAATGTATCAACACTCCCTGCAGGCATCTACATTGTAAAACAAGGTAATAAGAAAAATAAAATTGTTGTGAGATAA
- a CDS encoding LysE family translocator, with product MNMLLLIQLDILDFIFKGILIGVIASAPMGPVGILCIQRTLNKGRWYGFITGVGAAISDIIYALTVGLGMSFIMEPLQDPTNQFILQISGSIILMLFGIYCFVSDPTKKMRKGGKTKGTLFHNGLTAFLVTFSNPLIIFLFVATFAQFAFIQPSRPIEMGIGLASIPLGALIWWYGLTWLVNKIHDIFNMNGILIINKIIGSVVIIFSLIMLIGTIFNLYHLPSYY from the coding sequence ATGAATATGCTTCTCCTAATCCAATTAGACATACTCGATTTTATATTTAAGGGTATATTAATCGGTGTCATTGCGTCTGCGCCAATGGGTCCTGTAGGCATTTTATGTATTCAGCGGACTTTGAATAAGGGGAGATGGTATGGATTTATAACTGGCGTTGGTGCTGCCATTAGCGATATTATTTATGCATTGACAGTTGGGCTCGGTATGAGCTTTATTATGGAACCATTACAGGATCCAACAAATCAGTTTATATTGCAGATATCGGGAAGTATCATTCTGATGCTTTTCGGTATTTATTGTTTTGTTTCCGACCCTACAAAGAAAATGCGAAAAGGTGGTAAGACGAAAGGAACTCTCTTCCATAATGGACTAACAGCCTTCCTTGTTACTTTCTCTAACCCGCTAATCATCTTCCTGTTTGTTGCAACTTTCGCACAATTTGCTTTCATTCAACCGTCCCGTCCCATTGAAATGGGAATAGGTTTAGCTTCTATCCCTTTAGGGGCATTAATTTGGTGGTATGGTCTTACCTGGCTTGTGAACAAGATACATGACATATTCAATATGAATGGCATTTTGATAATAAACAAGATTATTGGCTCGGTAGTAATTATTTTCTCACTTATAATGCTAATAGGTACGATATTCAATCTGTATCATTTACCTTCTTATTATTAA
- a CDS encoding peptide chain release factor 3 encodes MNEIERRRTFAIISHPDAGKTTLTEKFLLFGGQIQVAGAVKSNKIKKTATSDWMDIEKQRGISVSTSVMEFDYEGYKVNILDTPGHQDFAEDTYRTLTAVDSAIIVVDSAKGVETQTRKLMEVCRMRNTPVIIFINKMDREGRDPFDLLDELEEELQISVRPLSWPIGQGQRFKGVYNIFEQNLNLFTPNKQRVTETVETKLDDNDLAAYIGDDAAVQLCADIELVDGVYPEFNLEAYREAKVAPVFFGSALNNFGVQELLNCFVRIAPSPKPTMAEERLVEPEEKKFTGFIFKITANIDPNHRSCIAFCKICSGKFERNQPYLHVRNGKTLRFSSPTQFMAQRKSTVDEAYPGDIVGLPDTGGLFKIGDTLTEGEQLHFRGLPSFSPELFKYIENDDPMKAKQFQKGLEQLMNEGVAQLFINQFNNRRIVGTVGQLQFEVIQYRLEHEYNAKCRWEPVHLHKACWIEAENAEALENFKKRKYQYMAKDIEGRDVFLADSGYVLSMAQQDFEDIKFHFTSEF; translated from the coding sequence ATGAATGAAATAGAACGCAGAAGAACTTTTGCCATTATTTCTCACCCTGACGCCGGTAAGACTACACTTACAGAGAAGTTCCTTTTGTTTGGCGGACAGATACAAGTTGCAGGAGCCGTTAAGAGCAACAAGATAAAGAAGACGGCAACTTCTGACTGGATGGATATTGAAAAACAACGTGGCATCTCGGTTTCCACCTCGGTTATGGAGTTCGATTACGAAGGTTATAAGGTGAATATTCTCGATACGCCTGGACACCAAGACTTTGCCGAAGACACTTACCGAACATTAACTGCCGTAGATTCTGCCATTATAGTGGTAGATTCTGCAAAAGGTGTTGAGACGCAAACCCGAAAACTGATGGAGGTTTGCCGTATGCGCAACACGCCCGTCATCATTTTCATCAATAAAATGGACCGTGAAGGTCGCGACCCTTTCGATTTACTCGACGAACTTGAAGAGGAATTGCAAATAAGTGTCCGCCCGCTCTCTTGGCCAATCGGACAAGGACAGCGCTTCAAAGGTGTTTACAACATCTTTGAGCAGAACTTAAACCTATTTACTCCGAACAAACAACGTGTTACCGAAACGGTGGAAACCAAGTTAGACGATAACGATTTGGCAGCTTATATTGGCGACGACGCTGCCGTACAATTGTGTGCCGACATAGAATTGGTTGATGGAGTCTACCCCGAGTTTAACCTCGAAGCCTATCGCGAAGCCAAGGTTGCACCCGTGTTTTTCGGTTCGGCGCTGAATAATTTCGGTGTGCAAGAACTGCTGAATTGTTTTGTACGTATAGCGCCAAGCCCCAAACCCACGATGGCAGAAGAACGATTGGTAGAGCCAGAAGAGAAGAAGTTCACGGGATTTATTTTCAAAATCACTGCCAACATCGACCCTAACCACCGCAGTTGTATTGCTTTCTGCAAGATTTGTTCGGGAAAATTCGAGCGCAATCAGCCTTATCTCCATGTACGGAACGGCAAAACGCTCCGTTTCTCTTCGCCCACACAATTTATGGCGCAACGCAAGAGCACGGTAGACGAGGCTTATCCCGGCGATATTGTCGGGCTGCCCGATACCGGAGGTTTGTTTAAAATAGGCGATACGCTTACCGAAGGCGAACAATTGCACTTCCGCGGACTACCCAGTTTTTCGCCTGAATTGTTTAAATACATCGAGAACGACGACCCTATGAAAGCCAAGCAATTCCAGAAGGGATTGGAACAGCTGATGAATGAAGGTGTGGCACAGCTATTCATCAACCAGTTCAACAATCGCAGAATTGTGGGTACTGTGGGGCAACTTCAGTTCGAAGTCATACAATATCGTTTGGAACACGAATACAACGCCAAGTGCAGATGGGAGCCTGTACACCTGCATAAAGCTTGCTGGATTGAGGCAGAAAATGCCGAAGCACTCGAAAATTTCAAGAAGCGAAAATACCAATACATGGCAAAAGACATTGAGGGGCGAGACGTGTTCCTTGCCGATTCGGGCTATGTTCTCAGTATGGCGCAGCAAGATTTCGAAGATATCAAATTCCACTTTACCAGCGAATTTTAA
- the rfbD gene encoding dTDP-4-dehydrorhamnose reductase translates to MNILVTGANGMLGNTIQLVAKNSKDHYIFTDVCDGYQKLDITNIEDIRKTVKKHNIECIINCAAWTNVDAAETAGNIVETLNATAPENLAKAMKEVDGLLVHISTDYVFGGDPYNTPCKEDQKGTPTGVYGLTKLHGEEKIQAVGGKHIIIRTAWLYGEFGKNFVKTMMNLTATKPELKVVFDQCGTPTYAVDLANAIFDIVENRKYEGNTGIYHFSNEGVCSWYDFAKQIAKLAGNTNCNIQPCHSNEFPSPVKRPAYSVFDKTKIKEIFGTNVPYWEDSLEKCMENLKKEA, encoded by the coding sequence ATGAACATATTAGTAACAGGTGCCAACGGAATGTTAGGCAACACCATTCAGTTGGTAGCAAAGAACAGCAAAGACCATTATATTTTTACTGATGTATGCGATGGTTATCAAAAACTTGATATTACAAACATCGAAGATATACGTAAAACTGTAAAGAAACATAATATAGAATGTATCATAAATTGCGCTGCATGGACCAACGTTGATGCTGCCGAAACTGCCGGCAACATTGTAGAAACACTGAATGCCACTGCTCCAGAAAACTTGGCAAAGGCTATGAAAGAGGTTGATGGACTATTGGTACACATCAGCACCGATTATGTTTTTGGCGGAGACCCATACAACACTCCTTGCAAAGAAGACCAGAAAGGCACGCCAACTGGTGTTTACGGACTGACAAAGCTTCATGGCGAAGAGAAAATTCAAGCCGTGGGAGGCAAACACATCATTATAAGAACGGCGTGGCTCTATGGTGAATTTGGCAAAAACTTCGTAAAGACGATGATGAATCTTACCGCCACCAAGCCCGAACTGAAGGTTGTGTTCGACCAATGTGGTACGCCAACTTACGCAGTAGATTTAGCCAATGCCATCTTCGACATTGTTGAAAACAGAAAATACGAAGGCAACACGGGTATATATCATTTCTCCAATGAAGGTGTTTGCAGCTGGTACGACTTTGCAAAGCAGATTGCAAAACTTGCCGGCAATACCAACTGCAACATTCAGCCGTGTCATAGCAACGAGTTTCCGTCGCCTGTGAAACGCCCCGCCTATTCGGTGTTTGATAAAACAAAGATTAAGGAAATCTTCGGCACAAACGTTCCGTATTGGGAAGACAGTTTAGAGAAATGTATGGAAAACTTGAAGAAAGAGGCTTAA